In Amphiprion ocellaris isolate individual 3 ecotype Okinawa chromosome 5, ASM2253959v1, whole genome shotgun sequence, the genomic stretch GTCCACTAAGCAGCAGCCTCATCACAGCTGCATGTAAGTGTTACGTGCTGAAGCATAGAtataatgtataaataataatatccACACTCAGGCAAGAAAGTAAAAAGAAAGCTCATTTCAGATAAAAGATTTGCTGCTCTGTTTACTTAggccattttctgtcttctaaaaatcttctttctgtctttttggcCTATTTATTTCCATTATGAAAGGAGTAAAAGCaagtatcttttttttaacttctgtttTTCTACTTCACAGATCACACCatgttgtggatgtttttatcGCTCTCTGCTGTTACAGTCTGGATATTTTAGTCCCTgccttttttcttgtctttctgtAGATGACAGGTTCCCTCCAGATGCTACAGTGGAGTTTATCTTCTCCACTGGCCCAGAAAAAATGAAAGGTGAATATTATCATCAGTCTGCCTGTCATTGCGTTCCTAGATGCATGCATCCTAATCTcatctttaacatttcttttgtgtttcatatcAATACGTCTGCTTTCCAAGGTCGAGAATACCGCAAGAATGATGCCTCCATCAAAGTGGACTACAACACCTCGGATCCTGTGGTCAGATGGGACTCCTATGAGAACTTCAATCTGCACCATCAAGACAGCATGGAAAGTAAGAAACATACACACAGGTGTAAAACACAAGCTTTGCATAAGAGGGTGAAATCAACCATGgcatcacattttcttcttctttctatcagatATCTCTCATACGAGGGGGCCTCTGGACGGCAGCTTGTACGCTCAAGTGAAAAAGCGCCGTGGACCAGGTGCAACTGCCTCAGCAGCATCACCCAATGGATGCCTCACTAGCAGCCCAACGGTGAAGCCCCAAGCTCCCACCCAGCCCCAGCCTCTTACCTACAGCCCCAACTCCAGCTGCTCCTCGGTCCCCTCTGATCGCCCCGGAGACACCTCTCCATCCATGGACTGTCCTGAAAAAGACAACATTGACTCTCCATTGAGGAGAGGAGATGGGGAAGATAGAGCAAAGGAGaaggcaagaggaaaagaaagggaTAGAGAAACAGCAATTTTAGATGATGGAGACCCTTCGAGTCCTGGGGGTTTGAGGCGAGAACAATCATGCTGCAGTCGAGCAAGTATGAAGTGTGTTGATGTGGGATGGGAGCGGGACAGAGAGCTCTGTCTCTCCAATGGTCACTGTCTCGGACGATGCAACAGCATTAAAAACCACCCAAAAAGCCAAACTCTGCCAGCGTTACCATCCAAATCGGTGTCTCCTCCTCCCCTTTCAGCTCATATGGAACTCTGCCATCGTCATAGTGCCCATCCTTTACCAGAGTTACCATGGGAACGTtcacctccccctcctccatccctgCCTTGTCTCCACAGGCCATGCTACCCTTATCCCACTCATGAACACCCACACAGTCACACCCTGCCAGCCTCAAACAGACTCTACACTGGGGAGGAGTGTCATCTTTTCCATTATTCCAGCCACGGCCCAGGCTCTCACCTCTCCCCACACCAGTCGCAGCCATCGAGCCCTTACAGAGAAATGTTCTTCGGCTCTCCCAAACCTTCGTCTGGTTGCCACTGTCAGGACTGCTCCAGCAGGCGAGAGCTCCAGTCAGTCAGAACATTCCACCCACTGCACCCAGACCAGGCTGAAAACCCACACTGGTCCCAAGGAGCAGGGGTACAACGAACAAGAGAGGCACCTCCGCTATGGGAAACTGAAAATCCATGGGAGATGACAAGAGAGGCAGAGTTCTGGCAGTGCAAACCAGCCATGCCAGCATTTCGCCTCTGTCACTCCACTTTGGACCAGGTTCCAAACCCGGAGCAACCTAGACTTGCCCTCGCACCTCACCAGAACTACCCCATTCCCCATTCACTCTTAGATGTTCGGGATGGAGCCAGCAGTGGATATCACACCCCTCCACAGCCCCGCCACTCCTGCCCCTGTTCTCCTTACCAGTCGTCCCCAGCTGAGAGCCATGAGAGTCGGGGTTATGCCTCGGGGTACTCTGGATCAGCTTCGCCTCTGCCAGCTAGCAGCCCATCTCCTGGGAGAGGAAGGCTGCCTGAGACGCCCTCAGGACCCAGAGACCAGGCGCACACTGAGCATCTCAAAGGTGAATGAGGACAGATCCAGTAGGATGGATTAAGCTTTCTTGCTTTTTGTATCACTCATCGGTCATTTCTTTGTCATACCTTCATCTCATGTCTTTTAATCTTTCCTATCGAAGTGGAAAAGGCCAAGACTGACACAGAGGATGACAAGGTCTCTCAAGGTTCAGAGAGTAAATCTGACTCTAACTGTCAGTCAAGCACCCCTGGATTGGACTCCGACCATGACTATACACTTATTGGTAGCAGCAgcccaacacacacagaagacaGGTgggtaaaatgttcttttttggcTTTTGTAAATGCTGGAAATActcattttcttaaatttttctaAACTTTGCCTTTTCATTAGTGTAACTGCTGATAGCCGTCCTCAAAGCCAAGAAACTTCGACACAACTGGAGTCCAACAGCAAAACTATCACACCAGTACCAACAGAAGCACAAACCCAAACTCCAACCGTATCTATAAACCTCACACAGCCATCAAGTGAGTCCTCTCAGAGCTGGAGTCCGGATCCTAAGGTTGGAGCAGCCAAAGtcacaggaagtgcagatgGTTCTAACCAATCACGTGCTTCAAATTATGCTACTGTCATCATCACTCCAGTCCAAGTGCAGCTCAATGGGTCCGCCCTTCCTACTGATTCCCCATCTGACTGCAGCAGAAGTGTATCAGTGAATCCTTCTACCTCCCTAACGTCTAGTCCTTCCACCACTTCCCCAAACTCTCCTGTTGGCTCCCCAGAGCTGCAGGCATCTCCTCAGCGTTCCGCATCTGCTACAGATGTAGCAGGACAAAGACTGACTCCAGACAGAGACAGCTCAGCCGACACCAAACCTCCATCACCTGTACCTGATGGATATCACACACCAAACTTCCCTTTAGCATCCTATTACTACTCATTATTAAATGTCCCCCATGTCCCATACACCGGGTACACTGCAGTCACTATCCCTGCCATCCAGCCACCACTTCCGGAGAAGAAACGCTTTTCCTCCACAGCTGGATCCCTGAATGGACACAACTCACTCCTCCGGGCCTCCTCGGCTCCGTCCCCCACGCACCACGTTAGTTTCTCCCCTGCTGTGGGGGAGCAGAGACGGGGATCTGCACAACAGAGCAGTAGggaggaggaaaacatcagggTGAATGCTAAGTTTGTCCAGGACAGCTCCAAGTACTGGTACAAACCAGGCATCTCTAGAGACCAAGGTGAGGGGGATAACAAAGGGTGATGAGGGATGGTTGTAGTTAGCATTTTGCAATATATACATTGTCACTGTTTCTTATTTTATGCTACAACACCTTAGCTCTAATGTGTCTTCTCCATCGTAGCCATAGCTGTGTTGAAGGATAAGGAACCAGGAACTTTCCTCATCAGAGACAGTAATTCCTTCCAAGGTGCCTATggtctggccctcaaagtggccACTCCTCCTCCTAATGCCAACATTGCTGGGAGCAAAGGTATCCATTGCACTTtttcacacaaaacatttagcttTTTGTCATGGTTAACACTTCTTAGCCatataaaagtagaaaaaaagaacaaaatcagtAAGTGTATATCTACTGATTTTTCTATGAGGGTTATCTTGACGTGGAATAGGACACTACACATTTTTAGCCTGAATTACACACTAAACCCTTGAAAACGAGGGCATTTACCAGAAAGAGAAGGTCTGAAGTACGACCCAGTTGTGCTGCTTGACGTATACTAGAGACGAAAAGTCAGGATTTTGTACCTGTCATGCCTTCTGTTCATGCATGGAatggaaaacacaaatgagGTACAGTCATGATGGAAAAAACTCCTAGGGTGCATATTATATACAGCACTACATTGTGctatatttttatgtgtttttgctcaCGCATCTTTATAAAATGTGTTCTGCATTGCCTTGGTTTTCATCCTCACTTCCTCCCTccactcctctcctctttcccaGGGGATCCTCTGGAACAGCTGGTGAGACACTTCCTCATCGAGACTGGGCCACGGGGAGTGAAGATCAAGGGCTGTCAGAACGAGTCCTACTTCGGTCAGTTATGTGTCACAATATGTTTCACTTATTTATCTATGTATGAGGCACGGAAAATGATAATTTAagcaaaatttttaaatttactttcTTCTAAGtctccttttctgtttcttttgatCCCTTCAAATCTATACCAGTTGTAACGTTTCACCTCTTTTCTATTTATCACAGGAAGCTTATCTGCCTTAGTGTACCAGCATTCAATTACTCCCATCTCTCTGCCATGTGCCCTTCGCATCCCAGAAAAAGGTAATATTAGTATCATTAGTTAAGCAAATCTGAAGATATCCCATATATTGATATTTAATTGAGTCCATGATGTTTCAGATCTGGTTGGGGAGCTTCAGGAGATGCAGAGTGCAACAAATACCAGCACAGCAGCTGACCTCCTCAAACAAGGAGCAGGTACAACACAAGTTTATTCCACCTTGACTGACAGAAGATTGATCACACATGGTGTAGAAGTTGCAGTTCTTACCTTCAACCAGTTGAGGCTGCTCAAGTCTCACATTTTCACATCGCTGACCTAAAAGAACACGTATTAATATTAATCCACATCTTTTTCATCTTGCTAATGAAACAGCTTGCAACGTGCTCTACCTGAACTCTGTAGAAACGGAGTCGCTAACGGGGCCGGAAGCGGTCTCCAAGGCAACCAAGTGtactttggctctgaatccACGTCCAGTGGCAACGGTGGTCCACTTCAAAGTGTCCTCTCAGGGCATCACGCTAACCGACAGCAAAAGAAGGTACGTCTTAGGAGCTACAATCTTACTTGGCATTTAAAGTACCATGTTTTAATTCAGTGAGTTTCACTGGTTAATTTTAGAAGCGTGTGTTATTGTATTAACTTTTTCATGCAGATGATGATGCAGTTTGTACATGGGGTTTGACACACAGCCTTTCATGTGACATACTCAAACCTGACGCTAATGTTAGACAAAAGAGTCATAAGGTTGTTTATTTTCACACAGGCTATTTTTTAGGAGACACTATCCAATCAACAGTGTCACTTTCAGCAGTCTTGACCCCCAAGATCAGAGGTAGGTCACTGAGACAATAAGCACAGTGcaatttttacactgtttaaaaaagaaaaaaaaaaaaaaacgacgtGCTTACACATGCAACTGCTGATTATCACTACATTGTGATATTAAGTGTGCTTTCTGTTGCTGTAAGAGATATGTGCTATATAGacttatattttttaataatataagTTCTCTTTATGGGTTGcttgtctgcttttttttcactCTAAGAGGTGAATAAAAGTTTCTACTCAGTGCAAACGCTTACAAAACAATGTCCATGTCCTTGTAATTCATGTGATCCTTCgctttgtctctgtgtctctatTTGTGTGCCCGTGCTTCAGGTGGACTAATTCTGATAGCACGACAAGCAAGTAAGTgcttgtgtcactgtgtgtttctctttttgagCATTATTACCGCCTGGTGCAACGTGCTCCTTTGCATGGCTATCGATCACCATCACATATCACTGACTTCTACAGGCAAAATGTGTTTACTGTTAGTATTAAATATTGTTTGCTCTACAGTCTTTTGACCTCTCATGTCTCTTTTGCGGTGCAGGATGTTTGGCTTTGTGGCCAGACGGACAGGTGCTGCCACAGAGAACGTGTGTCACCTGTTTGCAGAGATGGACCCCGAACAGCCAGCTGTGGCAATTGTCAACTTTATCAACAAAGTCATGCTTGGACCACAGCTATGCAGATGAGAAAGCAGGAGCATTTCAAAATTTGGACTCTTAGGGGATCCGGGGGAGATGTTAATatgattttaacatattttccaATCAAGTGTGTATgcagtgacatttttatttgcatttgtgcAGGTGGCACCGCCGTGCTCGGCTGTATGactgtattttaaagagaatcCAGTTCAAATCACTGCTCTGTAAGATGAAGACTTATTTAGATGTCAGTTTactaaaaaagttacaaaggagTGGTCTGAAAAGCCAAAAAGCAACCCAGCTTTGGCGATCCTTGCCAAAAGAGATCGAAATAAtagtttaatttgttttgtgttggttttttttctgctatttaTAAAGAAAATCCATTTATCAAATGTATTAAAGATTCTCTACATCCGTATTCAAAGCAAAGAGGGCTCAGAAGGTCAAAACAATGTGGCAGAATGTAAGTGGCATGTTTAAGGTGTAAACTGGCATGATTTCAATTGTGATCCTAATGCAAAGTGGGAGAGAGTAAAGTAAGCGATTTAATGGAAGCAGTCGTGTATTATGATTATCTAAGGAGAAAGTGTCTTTAGATACATTTTAACTCCATCTTTACCTACATAGATGCAGCAATCAGTATTGGGTTTCCACAGTATCTTTACTAATAAAATGATTGTTCCAGTGTTAACCACAGATGTAAATGAGTattaaagtgaaaataacaAGGCTTTAAAACACATAAAGGTACATGACTACATTGCAAGGATATTTGCAGCTTCTCTACTGCTACAAGTAATAGAAAGCTTTATTTTGTGAAGCTAAAAAATGCAAGGAATTGAAATATATTGCCCTCAGATGAAATGTACAATGTCCAGAATGTTGGTAATGTCATTATAAAAAGGGCCAGTGTAGAAAAGTCTCTCCACATCACAGGTGAGCCTTGTTCCTGTTTTAGATTTTAACAAATATCCATGGAAACATATGATTCATTTGTGTCGGAGTTTCACTTTAAGCCAAAGATTTGTTGTGTAaagatattttgttgtttgttttgtttttatcttctttttgtttggtatttgtgtgttttctataAACTGAGACAGTATTTAGATGACTTAAGCacaatcattatttttcatattggatttttatgtaaaagaaGTAATATATTTTAGGCCTCTGAGGTGGTGAAAAGAACGGTGTATGTCATATTTGACAAGAAGATTAAACTCAGAAATTCAAACTATATGCGGGTATGTGTTTCATTACTTTGGGGCTTCATGTGAAATGtaactttacattttttgataGACACACGTAgctccatttttgtcattgggAAAGAATGGGTGAAGGTAGAGAAGTACGAGACATTGCAAGCGAACATTTCCCAGCTTGTTTGACTTTGTCTCACATTCTCAGCCTTTATACCTTCACCCCGAAGACACATAATCAAAGACACACCTGACATTCGGATTAAAAGGATGAGGTCCCACCGAGATTTGAACTCGGATCGCTGGATTCAAAGTCCAGAGTGCTAACCATTACACCATGGGACCTAATATGCCTGCTCGTACCAAAGATATGTACTTGTAGCTAAATGCACCAATTTTCATGACCTTGTACTAATTCTCCTGTTTATAGTCGTTTATAGTTACATACAGAATTTCTACGATCATATGTCTCACCAGACGATTTATTACTGACTTACAGAACTCGTCCGTGTTTCGGTAATGCTACTTAGCTAACTAAAGCTAACCTAGCTAACTATGATAGCTAAGATAGCTCGCTAGCGACGGATTGTGAAACCAGGAGTTGTGAGCTCGTTGTTAACATATGCGTCCTTGTAAAGGTTCACGCAATCTACCACGTTTGTCTAACAAACACATAATCAACACAAAACTAGAGAGACATGTCAATTACTTTCAACCATGTAGCCTGCTAGCTACACTTCCTTCTCGTTACCCGATTCGactttgcaaaataaaagcgctgttttcaaaacaaaagtttttcaatttaatAAGCAGCAGGGTCgccttcagattttttttcccattgggGTGGCCAGATAGAGCCACTGCAAACATTGGATTGGCACACAAAAACTATAATTACTACAGTTCAGGAAATCTGTTATACTACTGCAACATATAGGGTAGAAGTGTGTGTTAATATGAACTAAGACATCACATGCTGATTTTGTTAACTACAACTGAAGTTACTGATTATCTGCTGTGCACAGCAGGTAGAGTTACAGGTACAGGTAATATTTTGGTGGTTTTAGTGACTGCCATTCAAAATAGCTCAAGAAAAGAGATACTGGTGAGTTTAAGGGCACTGTTAAGCTAGACATCCAAAGTTAATTTATGATTTTGATCATTTAATTTCTGTCCAATGAGATCATTTATCTAGCTACAGCCACCTGTGTTGTAATAAATTGTGTTTCCATTGTTACCAGACTACCTGTTAAAGTTATTTTGGTACTGACTTTAACGATTAGCAAGATCACATTCTGTAATGCATCATTCGCATGGTGCATAATTTGCATGATACAAATTCCCTGCTGTGAAATGGCAAAATCTCCcgagttggaaaaaaaattgacaaaaaacttcagacaaaaaaataatgttctgACTTTGCAGCTTATACAGCAAAAAGTAAGGACAAGTGTACATTGTGACTTGGCTGATACTGTCTCCAAATTGGGCATAATGTATAACTAgaagtaattaatgaagttgCTGCTGTTGTGCCTAAATGTGCTcatgctttttctgtttttcagacaGTCATTTGGATCCTGCAGCTGTCTAGTCCTGCAGGAATTTAATGAACTCCGAGGAAAGGCTccaacaaacagctggaagcaacaaactaaactttggCTCCTGTTAATGCTTTGAGGAGCCAAAGTTTAGTTTGTCAACTACAGGCACAAACTGTAATGTCTATAGATGAGCACACagctaactggctgctgctATGCATTTCTGTTACAGTCATCTGATGCTGCTTTCACTTTTGATTTAGTATTTGTTGTCCTATTTAAGTGTATTTACTAAATTATTACACAGCTACATTGGCACAACCTTAATATTACTTCTTTACCAACATCCTACATTGACTGCTGAAGCTGGATCAcaacattttgacttgtttttgctGATTGCATTATGAGCAGGAAACAAGACAATCCTTTAGAACGTATACTCTCCTAAAAGCAACAAGGAGAGTCCCTATAAATGCTTGGTAAAGTCATTTGAACAAGAAATCAAAATTTCAAAGGCCTCAGCAGCCACTTACTAGGTGCATTTGAGCAATCACAGCTGCCTCAGAGAAGCTTGTGATGGTGTGAATGGGGCTGCTGGTTTTGTACACGACATACAGCCAAGACACAGAAATTACTATTAGGTGTCCCAAAGCAcctgataattaaacatttattagaGTATTATCAAAACCCAGTTGCTTACCACGTTTTCAACCAAACTCCACCCTCGAAATCTGATCCAACTATGTTGAGAGGTATGAGTTGGAGTTAATTTCCTTGCGTAATATACTTTGATATTGTAAGACGttaatgttttttcattattcctTTGTTGCTTAGAAACATCAAAGGCTCCGCTTTGGTGTAATTGCTTGGAACCAGCTCAACTGGCTGCACAGAAGTACATTTTATTGGAAGGCTCTGTGGGATTTATTGCTGGCTATAGTGCTGGGTAACTTTGAAACAATCCAACACTGTATGATTTACCACAGTTATACCACAGGGGCCCACGTGTGAACATACAGTAATGTGTGATGAGTGGCCATgccctccctcatcctcccagAAGAGGGAACTAGAGGAACTTTAATAGACTGCGCCCGTCCTCtaaagcagtgtttctcaactggtgggtcgcgagcctttttctaaaaagagagaaaaataaagataatccaatttagtggcgagtcattgtagttcccctccgcacccgcagggggtcgtcgtgtcagcagcgaccggtgaggacactcgtattactgtagaagaaactgcatgttttcatagcaacagcagcatggctaaacgcaagtacgacagcgagtacattaaatatggattttcctacatcgaagacaaaggagtccaaaagcacgcatctgaataaacttttcgagcggtttagcgactactttcccgataaacaacccgaggacgactgggtgcgcgacccgtttggaataaacatggaaagcatcacgttgcctagcagcgatgaatgtcagctggtggagctatcatgtgaccgcactctcagaaagaaattcacagaggtaagcctttcccagttctggtgcaacgatgtgatgagagagtatccctccattgctagtcgagctgtaaaaatcctcctaccattcagcaccacatacctctgtgaatgtggcttctcagctcttgttcagctgaaaacaaaataccgaaataaactgaacattgagcatgacctcagagttgctttatcatgcatacagccagattttgagactcttgtaaaggccaaaaagcatcctcagctaagccgttagaacttcatgtagttctgcagtacttttattgtgacttgtgacttttgtttatttgtaagtgcttaaaaacacacttttctttcaatattgcacactattttttccccaaatattggctttcaaatatagttaagccctttgaaaaatgttttattgtgtttacattttgagattgatcagaacattaagcatttcttcactttaataatttgttgaatgcacttcatcagttttcatgttttggactcttttgcacatatttctatacatagtttctccagctacaacagcaatgttgcagacttgtgcagtattatgagaagctactggttttgttgacttgcactttttttgtagaaaaaaaaatgcacttttatatatcctgagaactacttgaggctattgttctacttgtttcaaagtcctcagtacttgaattagtattgctgcttgatttttttaaagataaagataaagttctttatttctccccactccaggggaaatttacattgttacagcagctttatttacaatatatacaagggtggattttgagttgttgtgaagtacttgagttcaggtttaaaagttttgtcttcgaacgctcaatcaataaattgttgatttttggagaaatattgtttgggtcacgacttgtcatttcagttttatggtgggtcccaggcccagaccagttgagaaccactgctctaaaGCAGTCAGATTTCCCTATTGTAGCTCCTGGcgagcatctggaggagaacagtAGAGCCATGGTGTGAGGTTTTAGATTTCTCTGTCTGTGAATAAAAGCCTCACAGTGTCGTTACATCTGAGAAACTGGATCGTGTAACAACTGAAATACCTGTTTTCAATAAGTCgtgttatttttgtgctttCTAAAGTCTAAGATCTGTAGGGGTCCAGGAACAGATTCCACCCCCTCTTGGTTACTTCTgaggaattaaaaaaagaaaaataacctttggttttttaagtaaatattttgaaGAAGACAAAGGAATCCCAACAATGCTCAAGACTTGGTGCAACACAGAACTTTGAAGACAAGAAAGAGATGTCTGTTTGTCTGCGTAAATCTCACAgcctgtgcatgtatgtgttttgtttatCGTACCCgtacatacaaaaaaatatgtgagaaattgtccaaaaaaaaatctcaatgcAGGCAGTGAAGGGAGGATGGAAGCAAGTTATGTTTGGTTATGAATTTAACAGTCTGATGGCAGCGAGGACGGCGCTGCCCTGAGCCTGACAGCCCTGGAAATGCTATTCTGGTAATGTTTTCCAGAAGTCAAAAGACTGCAAAGTTTGCGGTGGGGATGAGCATGGTCCTGCATAATTTCATGGGTCTCCTTCAAGCATCTCCAGTGGTGAATGTCCTGGAGAGCTGGTCTTTTTATTGCCTGTGAGAAATTATGCTGTTTACATCACCTGCTGTATAGCTTTACAGTCCCGGGCAGCGCAGCTTGGACGCCACacagtgatgcagctgctgCGGTTACTCTCAGTCCATGTAAACTCGGCACATGTTAATGGAGGATGTTTGGAGCCATGTTGAATTCCCATCAGCAATACTGACCCAAAGGAGCTAAAAACCGCTGACTCTCTCCACTTTAGGCATATTGATCAGAGtgtttcctccttctccttgttACTTCCTGAAGCTCACCATCATCCTATTTATGTGGTCTGGTCACTGCGTTAAAGGATTCTGCTTTCTGTGGAGACTTAACACTGGCCATGGTTATATTTATACACACACGAAACCAGGTTTATGAAAGGCATGGAAAGAAatcatcttaaaaaaaaaaaaaaagcctacaTACTTGTAGCTggcaaaaaaatggattttcccataaaactgacattttttttaaccaagacTTTTTTgcgcatttttaacatttaatgctTTGTAGGAAAACCTGTCATTCTTTACTTTGCACATGTGCCAGAATTTTACAAACATCCTGCTAGATGGTATTTAAGAAATCAGGCCACTtctaaaatgcagaaataatcaGACAATCTTTCTTTTACCTCCATGAAAACACTGTAAGTGACTATGCTGATAGCTGTGGTGTTGCTCCAAAGTGATAAAAGTGAGGCCCTGCTGCGCCACTCAGTTAAGTGTGATCAGCTTTTAACATGCAGTGTTGGATGTTTGGAGTGCTGAGAATAAGAGTGGAGGAAGTGCCCATCTTCACCACCAGTGGCCTGCCTGTCAGCAAGTCCAGGATTCAGTTGCTCGCAGTGGTGCTTGGACGTGCTCCCCGAGGGTGAATGGAATTATAATGAATGGTGCGTCGTAATCAACAACATTCTCAAACACTTCATATTCCTCTTGTCCAAGTGAGACTGAGTAGTGTGGGGTTAAGATGAGGCATCCTCAGTTGATCTAATGCTAAATGCAAAGTGCAGACTGTCTTGCCTGGGGGAAGCGGCTCTGTGAGGGTTTTGAGAGGCTGCCTGAGGCATCTCATGATGACAGATGTAAGTGGAACAGGGAGGCAGTCCCTCAGGCAGGATATCCTGAGTTTCATAGACATAGCATAGATGCAGGTTGCATTGCACTAAAGCATTACAAAAAAAGGAGTAGTCAAAGATTCAGTGTATCCACCAGGACATCTGCCAGCTGAT encodes the following:
- the LOC111565890 gene encoding tensin-2 isoform X4, which codes for MEHVMEHHYNFDLTYITERIISVFFLPDLDEQRYRRNLQEVASMLKSKHQDKFLLLNLSEKRHDITRLNPKVQDYGWPDLHAPPLDRICAVCKAMETWLTSDPNNVVVLHCKGNKGKTGVIVAAYMHYSKISAGADQALTTLAMRKFCEDKVSSSLQPSQNRYIYYFGGLLSGTIKMNSSPLFLHQILIPSLPNFQAGGGYYPFLKIYQSLQLVYTSGVYDPQSSRARKLCVTMEPALLLKGDIMVKCYHRRSRAAEREVVFRVQFHTCTVHGAQLWFGKTELDLAGTDDRFPPDATVEFIFSTGPEKMKGREYRKNDASIKVDYNTSDPVVRWDSYENFNLHHQDSMENISHTRGPLDGSLYAQVKKRRGPGATASAASPNGCLTSSPTVKPQAPTQPQPLTYSPNSSCSSVPSDRPGDTSPSMDCPEKDNIDSPLRRGDGEDRAKEKARGKERDRETAILDDGDPSSPGGLRREQSCCSRASMKCVDVGWERDRELCLSNGHCLGRCNSIKNHPKSQTLPALPSKSVSPPPLSAHMELCHRHSAHPLPELPWERSPPPPPSLPCLHRPCYPYPTHEHPHSHTLPASNRLYTGEECHLFHYSSHGPGSHLSPHQSQPSSPYREMFFGSPKPSSGCHCQDCSSRRELQSVRTFHPLHPDQAENPHWSQGAGVQRTREAPPLWETENPWEMTREAEFWQCKPAMPAFRLCHSTLDQVPNPEQPRLALAPHQNYPIPHSLLDVRDGASSGYHTPPQPRHSCPCSPYQSSPAESHESRGYASGYSGSASPLPASSPSPGRGRLPETPSGPRDQAHTEHLKVEKAKTDTEDDKVSQGSESKSDSNCQSSTPGLDSDHDYTLIGSSSPTHTEDSVTADSRPQSQETSTQLESNSKTITPVPTEAQTQTPTVSINLTQPSSESSQSWSPDPKVGAAKVTGSADGSNQSRASNYATVIITPVQVQLNGSALPTDSPSDCSRSVSVNPSTSLTSSPSTTSPNSPVGSPELQASPQRSASATDVAGQRLTPDRDSSADTKPPSPVPDGYHTPNFPLASYYYSLLNVPHVPYTGYTAVTIPAIQPPLPEKKRFSSTAGSLNGHNSLLRASSAPSPTHHVSFSPAVGEQRRGSAQQSSREEENIRVNAKFVQDSSKYWYKPGISRDQAIAVLKDKEPGTFLIRDSNSFQGAYGLALKVATPPPNANIAGSKGDPLEQLVRHFLIETGPRGVKIKGCQNESYFGSLSALVYQHSITPISLPCALRIPEKDLVGELQEMQSATNTSTAADLLKQGAACNVLYLNSVETESLTGPEAVSKATKCTLALNPRPVATVVHFKVSSQGITLTDSKRRLFFRRHYPINSVTFSSLDPQDQRWTNSDSTTSKMFGFVARRTGAATENVCHLFAEMDPEQPAVAIVNFINKVMLGPQLCR